A DNA window from Streptomyces parvus contains the following coding sequences:
- a CDS encoding alpha/beta fold hydrolase, whose translation MTTTVSFTVATADGPRPVSVAYERTGSGEPLLLLHGIGHHLRAWDPVTRILAAERDVIAVDLPGFGTSPGLPDGVPYDLGTIRSVLDAFCAELGLERPHVAGNSLGGLLALELGRTEVARSVTALSPAGFWTEAERRYAFGTLRAMRRSALALPVPLIERLSGSAAGRTALTSTIYARPGRRSPEGVVAETLALREATGFHQTLEAGRATLFGEDVKGIPVTVAWGTRDRILLRRQGARAKRVIPDARLVRLPGCGHVPMNDDPALVARVILDTSR comes from the coding sequence ATGACCACCACGGTCTCCTTCACCGTCGCAACGGCCGACGGCCCCCGTCCGGTGTCGGTCGCGTACGAACGGACCGGCTCGGGCGAACCGTTGCTGCTCCTGCACGGCATCGGCCACCACCTGCGGGCCTGGGACCCGGTGACGCGGATCCTGGCCGCCGAGCGTGACGTGATCGCCGTCGACCTGCCCGGCTTCGGCACCTCGCCCGGGCTGCCGGACGGAGTTCCGTACGATCTCGGGACCATCCGCTCGGTCCTCGACGCCTTCTGCGCCGAACTCGGGCTGGAACGCCCCCATGTGGCCGGGAACTCGCTGGGCGGGCTGCTCGCGCTGGAGCTCGGCCGCACCGAGGTGGCGCGGTCGGTGACCGCGCTCTCCCCGGCGGGCTTCTGGACGGAGGCGGAACGGCGGTACGCCTTCGGCACCCTGCGGGCGATGCGCCGGAGCGCGCTGGCCCTGCCGGTGCCGCTGATCGAGCGCCTGTCGGGCAGCGCGGCGGGCCGGACGGCCCTCACCAGCACCATCTACGCCCGGCCCGGCAGGCGTTCACCGGAGGGCGTCGTCGCCGAGACGCTCGCGCTGCGCGAAGCGACCGGCTTCCACCAGACGCTGGAGGCCGGCCGGGCCACCCTCTTCGGCGAGGACGTGAAGGGCATCCCCGTCACCGTCGCCTGGGGCACCCGCGACCGGATCCTGCTGCGCCGGCAGGGGGCCCGCGCCAAGCGGGTCATCCCCGACGCCCGGCTCGTCAGGCTGCCCGGCTGCGGGCACGTTCCGATGAACGACGACCCGGCGCTCGTGGCCCGCGTCATCCTGGACACCAGCCGCTGA
- a CDS encoding alkaline phosphatase D family protein, protein MSHRPHRPLVPSPGRRAVLRGSLIAPAAVALAPAVASAAPALHLAGRPDASWGVQVGGVTSSSALLWVRSDRPARMLVETSATESFRRVRRWHGPSIGPGTDFTGTTPLYGLPPGEQVHYRVTLADPADPRRTGKPVYGTFRTAPARRRSGVRFLWSGDIAGQGWGINPDIGGYRVYEEMRRLDPDFFLCSGDSIYADGPLEESVTLPDGRIWRNVMTQEKAKVAETLDEYRGNFRYNLLDRNVRRFNAQVPSVVQWDDHEVRNNWYPGQILDDPRYTEKNVDILASRSVRAFQEYVPLAPSHGSGRRSRMYRVVHHGPLLDVFVLDMRSYRNANSPGRQPDDTTGILGAEQLRWLKRSLAASRAEWKVIAADMPLGLVVPDGATNFEAVAQGDPGAPLGRELQIAELLRFVKHRRITGTVWLTADVHYTSAQHYAPERAAFKDFAPFWEFVSGPLAAGGFPANTLDATFGPDRVFVRAPDRANVSPMESPQYFGEVEIDGGSAELTVRLRAEGGSVLFTKVLRPGRVGQ, encoded by the coding sequence ATGTCCCACCGTCCACACCGTCCGCTCGTTCCCTCTCCCGGCCGTCGTGCCGTCCTGCGCGGTTCGCTGATCGCCCCGGCGGCGGTCGCCCTCGCGCCCGCGGTCGCCTCGGCGGCGCCCGCGCTGCACCTGGCGGGGCGGCCCGACGCGTCCTGGGGTGTGCAGGTGGGCGGAGTCACCTCCTCGTCGGCGCTGCTGTGGGTGCGCTCGGACCGGCCGGCCCGGATGCTGGTGGAGACCTCGGCGACCGAGTCGTTCCGGCGGGTCCGCAGGTGGCACGGGCCGTCGATCGGGCCCGGGACGGATTTCACGGGGACCACGCCGTTGTACGGGCTGCCGCCGGGCGAGCAGGTGCACTACCGCGTGACGCTCGCCGATCCGGCCGATCCGCGCCGTACCGGAAAGCCCGTGTACGGGACGTTCCGCACCGCTCCGGCGCGGCGCCGGTCCGGAGTGCGATTCCTGTGGTCGGGCGATATCGCGGGCCAGGGCTGGGGCATCAACCCGGACATCGGCGGCTACCGGGTGTACGAGGAGATGCGCCGCCTGGACCCGGACTTCTTCCTGTGCAGCGGCGACAGCATCTACGCGGACGGTCCGCTGGAGGAGAGCGTGACGCTGCCGGACGGCCGGATCTGGCGCAACGTCATGACCCAGGAGAAGGCGAAGGTCGCCGAGACACTGGACGAGTACCGGGGCAACTTCCGCTACAACCTGCTCGACCGGAACGTCCGCCGCTTCAACGCGCAGGTGCCCTCCGTCGTGCAGTGGGACGACCACGAGGTGCGCAACAACTGGTATCCCGGCCAGATCCTCGACGACCCCCGCTACACCGAGAAGAACGTGGACATCCTCGCGTCGCGCTCCGTGCGGGCCTTCCAGGAGTACGTGCCGCTCGCGCCGTCGCACGGTTCCGGGCGCCGGTCGCGGATGTACCGGGTCGTCCACCACGGGCCGCTGCTCGACGTGTTCGTCCTCGACATGCGGTCGTACCGCAACGCCAACTCCCCCGGCCGGCAGCCCGACGACACGACGGGAATCCTCGGCGCCGAGCAGTTGCGGTGGCTGAAGCGCTCGCTCGCCGCCTCCCGGGCGGAGTGGAAGGTGATCGCCGCCGACATGCCGCTCGGCCTGGTGGTCCCGGACGGTGCGACGAACTTCGAGGCCGTGGCGCAGGGTGACCCCGGGGCTCCGCTCGGGCGGGAGCTCCAGATCGCCGAGCTGCTCCGCTTCGTCAAGCACCGCAGGATCACCGGCACCGTGTGGCTGACGGCCGACGTCCACTACACCTCGGCCCAGCACTACGCGCCGGAGCGGGCGGCGTTCAAGGACTTCGCGCCCTTCTGGGAGTTCGTGTCGGGCCCGCTGGCCGCGGGCGGCTTCCCCGCCAATACGCTGGACGCCACGTTCGGCCCCGACCGGGTCTTCGTGCGGGCCCCCGACCGCGCCAATGTCTCGCCGATGGAGTCGCCGCAGTATTTCGGCGAGGTGGAGATCGACGGGGGCAGTGCGGAGTTGACGGTGCGTCTGCGGGCCGAGGGCGGGTCGGTCCTGTTCACCAAGGTGCTCCGGCCGGGCCGCGTCGGCCAGTAG
- a CDS encoding SWIM zinc finger family protein — translation MTRSVQALAYARPSALASSQVGPSLGLETAGGLTPRGAEAHPRFFAGFLSDPRIAARGLLAVADVAAARYYQRTLPASLDPVVTGNGDRLRFESFSGCCGVYARLDVLQEGLDGQETGHGTTNVDVNAPLREALSRITADDPLHLRVGPEELAVTTLDGPVVEKKVPLPDRWLRGFAEAQVASARFGLRAELTAARAVAFLRSLPRTPSSGNAARGARWVVASGGSLRPTTRPVPGAVCLPGPERLVALRRVLRDATALRVYGPVADGAAAASAWEVVLPGMRLTLTLSPDSARGFSGEGGVLEALATDEAAADAELVSVLLAWEPRIEPASLAEQSGLSVERVRASLTRLGTAGRVGYDLADAAYFHRELPYDADRAERHNPRLVAARRLAGEGAVSLDGSRATVVSGDRRYQVRESGSAFSCTCQWWADYRGRRGPCKHALAVRMVHRGATVAGGAR, via the coding sequence ATGACCCGATCCGTTCAGGCCTTGGCCTACGCACGCCCGTCCGCCCTGGCGTCCTCGCAGGTGGGGCCCTCCCTCGGTCTGGAGACCGCAGGGGGGCTCACCCCGCGCGGGGCCGAGGCGCACCCGCGGTTCTTCGCGGGTTTCCTCTCCGATCCGCGCATAGCGGCGCGAGGGCTGCTGGCGGTGGCGGACGTGGCCGCCGCCCGCTATTACCAGCGCACGCTGCCCGCCTCGCTGGACCCGGTGGTGACGGGGAACGGGGACCGGTTGCGCTTCGAGTCGTTCTCCGGCTGCTGCGGGGTGTACGCCCGGCTCGATGTGCTCCAGGAAGGGCTCGACGGGCAGGAGACGGGCCATGGGACGACGAATGTGGATGTGAACGCTCCGCTGCGGGAGGCGCTTTCGCGGATCACGGCGGACGACCCGCTGCATCTGCGGGTGGGGCCCGAGGAGCTGGCCGTGACCACGCTGGACGGTCCGGTCGTGGAGAAGAAGGTGCCGCTGCCCGACCGGTGGCTGCGCGGTTTCGCGGAGGCGCAGGTCGCCTCGGCACGATTCGGTCTGCGGGCCGAGCTGACGGCGGCGCGGGCGGTGGCGTTCCTGCGCTCACTGCCCCGCACCCCCTCCTCGGGGAACGCCGCGCGCGGCGCCCGGTGGGTGGTGGCGTCGGGCGGGTCCCTGCGCCCGACGACCCGGCCGGTCCCGGGCGCGGTCTGCCTGCCGGGCCCGGAGCGGCTGGTGGCGTTGCGGCGGGTGCTGCGCGACGCGACGGCCCTGAGGGTGTACGGGCCGGTGGCCGACGGCGCGGCGGCGGCGAGCGCCTGGGAGGTGGTGCTGCCCGGGATGCGGCTCACGCTGACGCTCTCCCCCGACTCCGCACGGGGGTTCTCGGGCGAGGGCGGGGTCCTGGAGGCGCTGGCCACGGATGAGGCGGCGGCCGACGCCGAGCTGGTGTCGGTGCTGCTCGCCTGGGAGCCCCGGATCGAACCGGCGTCGCTGGCCGAGCAGTCGGGGCTGAGCGTGGAGCGGGTGCGGGCCTCGCTGACCCGGCTCGGCACGGCGGGCCGCGTGGGGTACGACCTGGCGGACGCGGCGTACTTCCACCGCGAGCTGCCGTACGACGCGGACCGGGCGGAGCGGCACAACCCACGTCTCGTGGCCGCCCGCCGACTGGCCGGTGAGGGCGCGGTGTCCCTCGACGGTTCGCGGGCGACGGTCGTCTCCGGGGACCGCCGCTACCAAGTGCGGGAGAGCGGTTCCGCGTTCAGCTGTACGTGTCAGTGGTGGGCGGACTACCGGGGGCGGCGGGGGCCCTGCAAACACGCGCTCGCCGTGCGCATGGTCCACCGGGGTGCGACGGTCGCCGGAGGTGCCCGATGA
- a CDS encoding DUF6493 family protein: MNELLTAVRAGRHHDVPPLVLALDRPGRRSALAELKELRKEVRGWDWQRRDRIRKALLVAGAGCHTGAAGCAAWIGGRDLRDWARSPYPLILASLKDRDPAWLGDLAHRFAGRTALSDAEYTFVGELTRIARVPLPVTDNLVTGWTELVGAARWRRRPRRPLTEILRDDPHTAVLAPRLFEMAELPPQVDFHDTPDSQDHWPGALCALADDGVLDRSYLVERCVARLMRGGRSVDQRFFLAVLQRLEATEDEEKRHLRDWTAMAADGIAPVSSHAQQVLVRLDARGELPTRELVDVSGALLFRQEKKLVRAQLTLLGKVLRRDSSTADELLPAVAEAFGHEGIDVQERALKLVARYLPAVAGPDVRELLASAAAQLGPVHRETVTTLFGGLVEEVVQETYEELLPPAPVLRRQEPAPKTVAELVEEVAARVKAHASEHWIPASAVLDTAAGITGFERALDGLVRLARSDREELTEGLREALAGVHFVEHGLSPYMVDPRGVSTSHGLSVVVASLLGLVSERDRVAWRAKTVVTGSDACAHAALNGVLLDRVWEVSEAIAAGRVPFLLATPTWHTGAVEAAELVERLRTYRDLGVRPGPADFAQALLRVRRVSGPERAEAAAAAEALATGEGDRLAAWVRADASVAPVLRHPATTVSRPSAGHWWQRTTTGARQVLLATRERLVIQRDFPEAFHWLGRAQLPRAQECYHWGPERSSHWTATLPGDPETLAAWLMPDLMFAADQGQRGAVGFLPALAESAGETGGAMHLALAYGLGARHPEDRTAAVDALLVLAARGRLDGAVLGRELAILVDRDLVKVNRTADALGTAAATGAYRTVLSVLAAMLPGLLAYEKTPRGLGDLLSVAAECAERCGTGGIEPIAGLAATAGRKGSSQTVRQAARLLATFGDREIEERTAPESDRKATIGDQINT, encoded by the coding sequence ATGAACGAGCTGCTGACCGCCGTGCGGGCGGGGCGTCACCACGATGTGCCGCCGTTGGTGCTCGCCCTGGACCGGCCCGGCCGCCGTTCCGCGCTCGCCGAGCTGAAGGAGCTGCGCAAGGAGGTGCGGGGCTGGGACTGGCAGCGGCGCGACCGGATCCGCAAGGCGCTGCTGGTGGCCGGCGCGGGCTGTCACACCGGGGCGGCGGGGTGTGCCGCCTGGATCGGCGGCCGCGATCTGCGCGACTGGGCCCGCTCCCCGTATCCGTTGATCCTCGCCTCGCTGAAGGACCGCGATCCGGCGTGGCTGGGCGATCTCGCCCACCGCTTCGCGGGGCGCACGGCGCTCTCCGACGCGGAGTACACCTTCGTCGGCGAGCTGACGCGGATCGCCCGGGTCCCGCTTCCCGTCACGGACAATCTGGTGACGGGCTGGACGGAGCTGGTCGGCGCGGCGCGCTGGCGGCGCCGGCCCCGGCGCCCGCTGACCGAGATCCTGCGGGACGATCCGCACACCGCCGTGCTGGCGCCCCGGCTGTTCGAGATGGCGGAGCTGCCGCCGCAGGTCGACTTCCACGACACGCCGGATTCGCAGGACCACTGGCCCGGAGCGCTGTGTGCGCTGGCCGATGACGGGGTGCTGGACCGGTCGTATCTGGTGGAGCGGTGCGTGGCGCGTCTGATGCGCGGCGGCAGATCCGTCGATCAGCGGTTCTTCCTGGCCGTCCTCCAGCGGCTGGAGGCGACGGAGGACGAGGAGAAGAGGCATCTGCGGGACTGGACGGCGATGGCGGCGGACGGCATCGCGCCGGTCTCCTCGCATGCCCAGCAGGTGCTCGTACGGCTCGACGCGCGGGGCGAGCTGCCGACCCGGGAGCTGGTGGACGTGTCGGGGGCGCTGCTCTTCCGCCAGGAGAAGAAGCTGGTACGGGCCCAGCTGACCCTGCTGGGCAAGGTGCTGCGCCGGGACTCCTCGACCGCGGACGAGCTTCTCCCGGCGGTCGCCGAGGCGTTCGGCCACGAGGGCATCGACGTCCAGGAGCGGGCCCTGAAGCTGGTCGCCCGGTATCTCCCCGCCGTCGCCGGCCCGGACGTGCGGGAGCTGCTGGCCTCGGCCGCCGCGCAGTTGGGTCCCGTGCACCGGGAGACGGTCACCACCCTGTTCGGCGGTCTCGTGGAGGAGGTGGTGCAGGAAACGTACGAGGAGTTGCTGCCGCCGGCGCCGGTGCTGCGGCGTCAGGAGCCCGCTCCGAAGACCGTGGCCGAGCTCGTCGAGGAGGTGGCCGCCCGGGTGAAGGCGCATGCGTCGGAGCACTGGATCCCTGCGTCGGCAGTCCTGGACACCGCGGCCGGGATCACCGGTTTCGAGCGGGCGCTCGACGGCCTCGTCCGGCTGGCCCGGAGCGACCGGGAGGAGCTGACGGAGGGCTTGCGGGAGGCGCTGGCCGGGGTGCACTTCGTCGAGCACGGCCTGTCTCCGTACATGGTCGATCCACGGGGTGTCTCGACCTCGCACGGGCTCTCCGTCGTGGTGGCCTCGCTGCTGGGCCTGGTGTCCGAGCGGGACAGGGTCGCGTGGCGGGCGAAGACGGTCGTGACGGGGTCGGACGCCTGTGCTCATGCCGCGCTGAACGGGGTGCTGCTCGACCGGGTGTGGGAGGTGTCGGAGGCGATAGCCGCCGGGCGGGTGCCATTCCTGCTGGCGACGCCGACCTGGCACACCGGGGCGGTCGAGGCGGCCGAGCTCGTGGAGCGGCTGCGGACCTACCGGGATCTGGGTGTCCGCCCGGGCCCCGCCGACTTCGCCCAGGCCCTGCTGCGGGTCCGCCGCGTCAGCGGTCCCGAGCGGGCGGAGGCCGCCGCCGCGGCCGAGGCGCTGGCGACCGGCGAGGGCGACCGGCTGGCCGCCTGGGTCCGTGCCGACGCGTCGGTGGCCCCGGTGCTGCGGCATCCGGCGACCACCGTATCCCGCCCGTCGGCGGGCCATTGGTGGCAGCGGACGACGACCGGGGCACGCCAGGTGCTCCTGGCCACCCGGGAACGGCTGGTGATCCAGCGCGATTTCCCGGAGGCCTTCCACTGGCTGGGCCGCGCCCAGCTACCCCGGGCCCAGGAGTGCTACCACTGGGGACCCGAGCGGTCCTCGCACTGGACGGCCACCCTGCCCGGCGACCCGGAGACGCTGGCCGCCTGGCTGATGCCGGACCTGATGTTCGCCGCCGATCAGGGGCAGCGGGGAGCCGTCGGGTTCCTGCCCGCTCTGGCCGAGAGCGCGGGCGAGACGGGCGGGGCGATGCATCTCGCGCTGGCCTACGGGCTCGGCGCCCGGCACCCGGAGGACCGGACGGCGGCGGTGGACGCGCTGCTGGTGCTGGCCGCGCGGGGGCGGCTGGACGGGGCGGTGCTGGGGCGGGAGCTGGCCATCCTGGTCGACCGCGATCTGGTGAAGGTGAACCGTACGGCCGACGCGCTCGGCACGGCCGCCGCCACCGGCGCGTACCGGACGGTGCTGAGCGTGCTGGCGGCGATGCTGCCCGGTCTCCTGGCGTACGAGAAGACGCCCCGGGGGCTCGGGGACCTGCTGTCCGTGGCCGCCGAGTGCGCCGAGCGCTGCGGTACGGGCGGGATCGAGCCGATAGCGGGGCTCGCCGCGACGGCGGGGCGCAAGGGCTCGTCCCAGACGGTCCGCCAGGCCGCCCGGCTGCTCGCCACGTTCGGGGACCGGGAGATCGAGGAGCGAACGGCCCCGGAATCTGACCGAAAAGCGACGATAGGGGACCAGATCAACACGTAA
- a CDS encoding GNAT family N-acetyltransferase: MTSAKSARRPHHWRRDLIELAALFTAVAVADAIANLIGHQPDGPYLLVASAVALAATAAFHTWWARRHSHAPPSDETDAVPAGARGEEGETEGVAGVSGAEETGTTLWRMRTTVLDAPGSLAALCTALAGLRVDILTLQTHPLGQGTVDEFLLRAPASLQAQELSRKIAAAGGASTWIERADAHDLVDTPTRVLSLATRTALDAAELPLALRQLLGRCTIHSLPAVSVTGRASGQSAPVEGVLEETVMRLRDPSGGVISVERPYLPFTPTEFARARALVELDARLGPRVPRSEDVLTLPEGNEITVRRADRGDLAAARAMHDRCSPDTLGLRYHGPVADAGRYLDHLLSPRFGRTLAVQTASGRLVALGHLLWDGDETEVALLVEDDWQRRGIGSELLRRLVALAGEAGCDSVYAVTQSRNTGMVAAMRALELPLDYQIEEGTLVITARLTSEEAARPSAPTEQARR, from the coding sequence GTGACCTCCGCGAAGAGCGCCCGCCGTCCGCACCACTGGCGGCGGGACCTGATCGAACTGGCCGCCCTGTTCACCGCCGTGGCCGTGGCCGACGCGATCGCCAACCTGATCGGACACCAGCCCGACGGGCCCTACCTGCTCGTGGCGTCGGCGGTGGCGCTGGCGGCCACGGCCGCGTTCCACACCTGGTGGGCCCGACGCCACAGTCACGCACCCCCGTCCGACGAGACGGACGCCGTGCCGGCCGGGGCCCGCGGGGAGGAGGGCGAGACCGAGGGCGTCGCCGGGGTCTCCGGCGCCGAGGAGACCGGGACCACGCTGTGGCGGATGCGGACGACGGTGCTCGACGCCCCGGGCAGTCTGGCCGCGCTGTGCACGGCGCTCGCCGGGCTCCGCGTCGACATCCTCACTCTCCAGACGCACCCGCTCGGCCAGGGCACCGTCGACGAGTTCCTGCTGCGGGCCCCGGCCTCCCTCCAGGCGCAGGAGCTGTCCCGGAAGATCGCGGCCGCGGGCGGCGCCTCCACCTGGATCGAGCGGGCGGACGCCCACGACCTGGTGGACACCCCGACCCGGGTGCTGTCACTGGCCACCCGGACGGCGCTGGACGCGGCCGAGCTGCCGCTCGCCCTGCGCCAGTTGCTCGGCCGGTGCACCATCCACTCGCTGCCCGCCGTCTCCGTCACGGGCCGCGCGTCCGGACAGAGCGCCCCGGTCGAGGGCGTGCTGGAGGAGACGGTGATGCGGCTGCGGGACCCCTCCGGCGGGGTGATCTCCGTCGAGCGGCCCTATCTGCCGTTCACGCCGACCGAGTTCGCGCGGGCGCGCGCCCTGGTGGAGCTCGACGCCCGGCTCGGCCCCCGCGTACCGCGCAGCGAGGACGTCCTCACCCTGCCCGAGGGCAACGAGATCACCGTGCGCCGCGCGGACCGCGGCGATCTCGCCGCCGCTCGCGCCATGCACGACCGCTGCTCGCCGGACACCCTGGGCCTGCGCTACCACGGTCCCGTCGCGGACGCCGGCCGCTATCTCGACCATCTGCTGAGCCCCCGTTTCGGCCGCACCCTGGCGGTGCAGACGGCGTCGGGCAGGCTGGTGGCGCTGGGCCACCTTCTCTGGGACGGCGACGAGACCGAGGTCGCCCTGCTCGTCGAGGACGACTGGCAGCGCCGGGGCATCGGCTCCGAGCTGCTCCGCCGCCTGGTGGCCCTGGCCGGGGAAGCGGGCTGCGACAGCGTGTACGCGGTGACGCAGTCCCGCAACACCGGCATGGTGGCCGCGATGCGTGCGCTGGAACTGCCCCTCGACTACCAGATCGAGGAGGGCACGCTCGTCATCACCGCCCGGCTGACGAGTGAAGAGGCCGCTCGGCCCTCCGCGCCGACGGAACAGGCCCGTCGCTGA
- a CDS encoding PLP-dependent transferase, translating to MDNEVSMTPPAPTPSRALATEAVHAGRDDLASLGLHAPPIDLSTTYPSSDSRGEAMRIDAFATTGALPDGPPVYARLDNPTTGRFETALARLEGTDSAVAFASGMAALTAVLLARASQGLRHVVAVRPLYGCSDHLLGAGLLGTEVTWTDPAGIADAIRPDTGLVMVETPANPTLAEVDIRAVAHACGTVPLLVDNTFATPVLQRPVEHGARIVLHSATKYLGGHGDVMGGVVACDEEFAATLRQVRFATGGVLHPLAGYLLLRGLSTLPVRVRAASTSAAELVRRLTADPRIARVHYPRIGGAMISFEVYGDPHRVISGVRLITPAVSLGSVDSLIQHPASISHRIVEEGDRRAAGVGDRLLRMSVGLEDVEDLWADLCQALSDGPVPSARRAERPLHSSAGR from the coding sequence ATGGACAACGAAGTCTCGATGACGCCCCCTGCTCCCACCCCGTCCAGGGCTCTCGCCACCGAAGCCGTGCACGCCGGACGCGACGACCTCGCCTCCCTCGGCCTGCACGCCCCGCCGATCGACCTGTCCACCACCTACCCCTCCAGCGACTCGCGCGGCGAGGCGATGCGCATCGACGCGTTCGCCACCACCGGCGCCCTCCCCGACGGCCCGCCCGTCTACGCCCGGCTGGACAACCCCACCACGGGCCGCTTCGAGACGGCGCTCGCCCGGCTGGAGGGGACCGACAGCGCGGTCGCCTTCGCCAGCGGGATGGCTGCGCTCACCGCGGTCCTGCTCGCCCGCGCGAGCCAGGGGCTGCGCCATGTGGTCGCGGTCCGCCCGCTCTACGGCTGCAGCGACCATCTGCTCGGCGCCGGGCTGCTGGGCACCGAGGTGACCTGGACCGACCCGGCGGGCATCGCCGACGCCATCCGCCCGGACACGGGTCTGGTGATGGTCGAGACGCCGGCCAACCCGACCCTGGCCGAGGTCGACATCCGGGCCGTCGCCCACGCCTGCGGAACCGTGCCGCTGCTGGTCGACAACACCTTCGCCACCCCCGTCCTGCAGCGCCCCGTCGAACACGGCGCACGCATCGTCCTGCACAGCGCCACCAAGTACCTCGGCGGCCACGGGGACGTCATGGGCGGCGTCGTCGCCTGCGACGAGGAGTTCGCCGCGACCCTGCGCCAGGTGCGGTTCGCCACCGGCGGAGTGCTGCACCCGCTGGCCGGCTATCTGCTGCTGCGCGGCCTTTCGACGCTGCCGGTACGCGTCCGGGCGGCCTCCACGAGCGCCGCCGAACTCGTCCGCAGGCTCACCGCCGACCCGCGGATCGCCCGGGTGCACTACCCGCGGATCGGCGGCGCGATGATCTCCTTCGAGGTGTACGGGGACCCGCACCGGGTGATCTCCGGGGTGCGGCTCATCACGCCCGCCGTCAGCCTCGGCAGCGTGGACTCGCTCATCCAGCACCCGGCCTCCATCAGCCACCGCATCGTGGAGGAGGGAGACCGGCGGGCGGCCGGGGTAGGCGACCGGCTGCTGCGGATGTCGGTCGGCCTGGAGGACGTCGAGGACCTGTGGGCGGATCTGTGCCAGGCGCTCAGCGACGGGCCTGTTCCGTCGGCGCGGAGGGCCGAGCGGCCTCTTCACTCGTCAGCCGGGCGGTGA
- a CDS encoding Lrp/AsnC family transcriptional regulator, producing MSDSVALDPVDLQILRLLQNDARTTYRELAAEVGVAASTCLDRVARLRRSGVILGDQLRLDPAKLGRGLQALLLVQVRPHRRELIGPFVDRIRSLPESRALFHLTGPDDYLVQVAVADAADLQRLVLDEFTSRREVARVDTRLIFQQWECGPLLPPAAN from the coding sequence ATGTCCGATTCCGTCGCTCTCGATCCGGTGGACCTGCAGATTCTGCGGCTGCTGCAGAACGATGCGCGGACCACGTACCGCGAGCTGGCGGCCGAGGTCGGCGTGGCCGCTTCGACCTGTCTGGACCGGGTGGCCCGGCTGCGCCGCAGCGGGGTGATCCTCGGGGACCAGTTGCGCCTCGATCCGGCGAAGCTCGGCCGGGGGCTCCAGGCGCTGCTGCTGGTGCAGGTCAGGCCGCACCGCCGGGAGTTGATCGGGCCGTTCGTCGACCGGATCAGGTCGCTGCCGGAGTCGCGTGCGCTGTTCCATCTCACCGGCCCCGACGACTATCTGGTGCAGGTGGCGGTGGCCGACGCGGCGGATCTGCAGCGGCTGGTCCTGGACGAGTTCACCTCGCGCCGGGAGGTGGCCCGGGTGGACACCCGGCTGATCTTCCAGCAGTGGGAGTGCGGTCCGCTGCTGCCGCCCGCCGCGAACTGA